GAACTTGGTCTATTAGTGCAAACGCCAGAAGAAGCAAGAATGTCAATGAAGCAGCGCATGGATGATGTAAAAGCAAAGTTTGGCGTAGGCGAGAAACTATGGAACAGATGGCAAGAATGGATTAATGATGATGAAATGTGGCCTAAGAAAACTGGACTGATTCATGGAGATGTACATGCAGGACATACTATGATTGATAAAGAGGCTAATGTGACCGGATTAATCGACTGGACCGAAGCTAAGGTTGCAGATATTTCGAATGATTTTGTTTTCAACTATAAGGCCTTTGGAGAAGAAGGACTAGAAGCTTTGATTCTTGCTTATAAAGAAGTTGGTGGATATTATTGGCCTAAGATGAAAGAGCACATTATTGAACTGGTTGCTGCTTATCCAGTTTCAATTGCTGAGTTTGCAATGGTTTCTGGTGTTGAGGAATATGTTCAGATGGCGAAGAAAGCATTGGAAGTGCAAGATTCGTAAGTGGCGTGAAGTAGTTATAGATAGCAAGAGAAAAAGTTAGTGTAATTGATTCTTTAATATATGTTTAACAGAGTGGTATATAATAATTATAAAAAGAATAAAGATAATTGAAATAATTAAGTTTTCTAAGGAGATATCAGTGAAAGTAGTTTCATTCATAAACTACAAAGGAGGAGTTGGAAAAACAACATTAGCATCTAATATAGCAGCAGATTTAGCATTAAGAGGTAAAAAAACAAAAAGAGATTAGTACTAATAAAATAGAATTTGATAATTTAGTTTCTAATATAGAAAGGTTTAATAAAAGAGAAGAGGCACAAAAATATATTGAAAGTTTAAAATTAAGAAAAGAAGATCTTCTTTCAATAGGAAAATTAGTTAATGCCAATATGTCAAAGAAAGATAATAAAACAAAGATAACTGAAAAAATAATTGATGCTACAGTAGGAGCTAGACTAAGGGCAGAGGCTATTAGTCAAATTGAGTTGTCAAGGAAGAAATAAAAATAAGAATTCAGAAGGTTTTCTTATATATAATAGATAAGAAAGAAAGTATCTATAGATAAAAAATATATAGATACTTTTTTTATCTGTATTAATTTTCTCAGAAGTACCCAAAGGAGAAAAATGTGAGAAAGAAAAGATTATTTCATATGTATCCAAGCCTAGAATTCTAATAGTATTGGTTGAACATCCTTTCGGAACACTAAAAATATGTAAATTAAATGTAGAAATGTGTTGTAGAGTATCGTATTATATATAAATAGGTATTAAACTCAAAATATGTATTAACTTTAATATGTATTTCTCAAAGTTCTTAATGAAATTATAATTAGCTTAATGTTTGTCAAAGAATTAACAATAATTATCAGCAATATTTCATGGTAAGTCTATTAGTAATTATAAAGCAGAACTTTCACATATCAAACCAAACTGTAATGTATTGTGAAATTACAGTCAATTATAGTTTAGATATATTAAGTCGATTAAAGTTAAATTAGGGTTCTAATACTAATTAAGAATCTGAAAAAATAAAAAGATACTATGAATATATTAAGAGAGGTGATTTGTATGAAACAATTATTATTTCATTCTGTCAATGAGGTGTATGCATATACACAAGATGCCAATATATTAAAAACAATGGGGATAATATTGTTTGCACCAGTTGAAATGGTGATAGAACTTTCCAAAAATGTCTCGCCAAATACGATATTATGTTCAACTAGCGGGGAATATACTTGTAATGGTTATAAAGATGGCGTAATTACAGGGTTTGAATATGATAAGGGAGAATCTAAAGTTGTAGAGATAGAATATCCTGCAATAAAAAGCATTGATATGTTAAAGGGTGCTTATGATAAAGTCAAAAATAATAAAAATGCTTTTATGCTACTTTTATGTGATGGGTTAAGTGGAACTGAAGAAAGTATATTATCAACGTTTTATTTTATACCTCCAGATTTTAAAATTATAGGTGGGAGTTCAGGGGATAACTTGAATTTTAAAGAAACCTATATTTACATAGGCGGTAAAAGGGTAGCTAACGTTAGTGTATTCTTTAATAGCAAAAGAAGGACATGTATATTAAAAGAAAATATATATACAAGTATAGGACAAACTCTATTAGTTACTGAAGCAGATGTGTTAAATAGGACAGTAAAATCATTCAATAATAGACCTGCAAGCACAGAATATGCAAGAGTTCTAGGTATAACGGAAAAGGAATTACCTAGTTTCTTTATGAATCATCCATTAGGAAAGAAATATGAAAATGATATATTTATTGCTTCTCCTATGAAGGTGAATAGTGATAAATCAATAACTTTTTATTGCGAATTAATGGAAAATACATTTGTAGATGTATTAAAGGCTGAAGATCCTATTGAAGTTTTAAAACAAACTATAAAGAGTGCACAGTTTAATCCTTCCTTCATATTTTCAGTTCATTGCATTTTAAGAAGTTTGAAGTTTATACAGGAAAAGAAATGGCCTGTCTTTGATAAGGAAATGATTAAATTTTGTAATAATATTACTGGATTTGTGAGCTATGGAGAACAATATTATAAAAATCATTCTAATCAAACAATGGTACTTTTGTTAATAGAGTAAAGGGGTAAAATTATGATAGGATTTAAGAAAAAACAAAGAAAAGAAAAGCATATTGCTAAAAATGATACAAGACAGCAGGCTTTAGAAAAAAGTAAATGGAGCAATTTAGATAATATTGGATATGTTTTTGAATTAGATAATGAAATTAAAAATAAAACCCAATTAGTATTAAAAGAAGAAGGGGAAATGACTGCTAATTTTAATTCATTGCTAAACAGTGAAGGGTATACAAAAGAACAAACACAAAGTGTTCAAGAACATCTGGAAAGCGTATCAAAGAGCAGCCAATATACAAAACAACTGCTAGAACAAGCTATTGAAAATTTAATTATATCTTCTAAGAGTGTAATTAATGCAAAATCTAAAAATGTCTCTATGGTTGGGGAAATGGATAATATAATTAATTTATTCTCACAATTCAATGTATTGTCTAACGAATTGCAATCCCAATATAGCCAAATAGAAAGTCTTGCTTCAATTATCTCTAATATAGCAAGTCAGACAAATCTACTTTCTTTAAATGCTGCTATAGAAGCTGCCCGTGCTGGGGAGCATGGAAGAGGATTCTCCGTTGTGGCTCAAGAGATAAAGAAACTTTCTGAAAGTACCCAACTGAACGCTAAGAGTATAATGAGTTCTTTAAAAACTATGACTGAAATCATATCACAGCTTAGTGAAAAAAGTAATGAGGGAATAAAAATATTACCCACAACTCAAGAACTAATAAAGAATTCTAGTATAATAATGGATAATATAGCTGCCAATGAAGATGAACTATTAAATAACCTTAAAAGCGTAATGAATTCACAAGATGATAATATATCCGAGATCTCACATATTAATATAGACTTGCTAAACATAGTAACTAAGACTACTCAAGATAATACTAAATTTGAAAGTTTAGTTTTAGGCGTACAAAAAAAAGCTGATTATTACCTTCATATTTTACACTACCTAAATCAGATAGACATTTTAAAAAAACAGATGTTAGAGAAATCTGGTTCATAAAAATAAATCTATAGCAACTTTAACACGACCTGTCTCAGAAGCACCCCAGTGGAAACAAGATTTTCCATATACAAGCATTGCACTAAATTCATATATTTGATGTAGCTTACCACATTCAATGTCTAATTTAGCATCTGTGGACAAACAAGAAGTTTCTTGTACATCGAATAATTCCTTCTTAACGCTCTTTTTTGACAAAAGGTGTTGATTTTTTCATAAAAGAGAACGATAATCTAAATATACATAAAAATGGATTTATATGGACGTATTTATTAGGATGGAGTGAATTTAATGTTTGTTTGGAAAAAGGGTAGACAGGCTATGGATGTAGATAATACTGAAAATGAAGTAATAAATTATAGTAATAGTAAAAATGAAATTAGTCTTTTAAAACATAATCAAAGATGTATAGTTAATAGAATAAGTGAAAAAATTGAAGAGACTGGTTTTGCAGCTGAAAACCTAATATCCCTTACACATGATATTTCTAAGAATGTAGAAATACAAAGGGAATCAATAGATAAGGTTGCCAGTGAAATTAGTAACTATTCAGCACTTGCAGAGGAAGTTTTCGCAAGTACAGAGAACTCAAAATTGATAGCTGAGCAAACAATGAGCATAGCAAGAGAAGGAAGTAAGGCAGTAGATAATTCTATACAAGCTATGAGTGAAATTCAAGTATCCGTACAAAATGGGAAAGATGTTGTAAACGACTTAAGCTCAAAATCAACTCACATAAATGAGATTCTTACAATTATAAAGGATATAGCAAATCATACTAATTTGTTATCTTTAAATGCTTCTATTGAAGCAGCAAGAGCAGGAGAGGCTGGAAGAGGGTTTACAGTTGTTGCTCAAGAAGTTAAAAAATTGGCTGAAAGAAGTGCTGAGTCAGCTGGACAAATTTCAAATACTATAAATGAGATAAATTTCTGTATAGATCAAACAATGGATGCTATGAATAAAAGTATGAATAAAGTGCTAGAAGGTAATGATATTGCAAATAATACTAAGCAAGTATTTAATGAAATAATTAACGCGGTGGGAACCACTAATAATGTAACTGAAGAAATTAACATAGCAATTTCAAAGCAAACTCAAGGACTTGAAAATATTATCTCTTCCACAGAAGAGGTGAATAAAACATCTGAAAATGTAATGGCTATGGTAGAAACAACATCACTAAATTCTCAGTATACAAAAACTTCTTTAAATATTCTTTCAGACGTATCAAAAGATCTTCAAAGTATATCTAATAGTCTTTTAGAAAAAATTGAAGAGGCAGAAAAAAGTGAGTCAACAGTTAGAACTTTTCTAAATGGAGAGCCTTTAAATTATGATCCACAGTTAGCATTTGATACTCAAAGCGCTCAAATTTTATACAATGTTCATGGAGGTCTGCTACTAATTAGCTCTACAGGAGAAATTACTCCAGGTATTGCTAAAAGCTGGCATGTATTAGAGGATAATCTGACATGGGTTTTTAGTTTGAGAAAAGGAGCTAAATTTCATAATGGTAGGGAGATAACTTCAGAAGATATAAAGTACACCTATGAGAGACTTTTAAGCCCAGCTTTAAAGTCTCCAAACAGTTGGTTTTTAGAGCAAATTGATGGAGCGATGGAATATTCTAATGGAATGGCAAAAGAAGTTAGAGGAATAAAAACAATAGATAGATATAGGATTTCTATTAAGTTAACAGGTTCTTACAGTGGATTTTTGCTTAACTTAGGTCAATATGTTTGTTCTATATTACCTAAAGAAGATGTTTTACAAGGAAAGATTACAGGTTGTGGGCCATACATAATAGAAAGCACGGATAAAGATAAGTGTGTACTAACTGCATTTAGAGACTATTTTGGTGGTATGCCATATGTAGATAAAGTGATTGTAAACTTTGAAGGGGAGAAGTCAGCCAATAGCCTTATTAATAAAGAGTGTGATTTTATTACAATTGATAATAAAAATCAAATAGAAGAATTATCTAGAACTAATGATTTCAATATAAAGTATAAGAGTGTTATGGGAACCTATTATGCTGGATTTAATTTATCTTCAAATTCCATTTTTGTTAAAGACAATGAAATTAGAAAGGCATTTAATCTAGCAGTAAATAAAAAGAGAATTATTGATGAAGTACTAGGTGGACTTGGTGAAGAGGCTAAAGGACCTATACCTCCAAACGTGGTTGATAACGAATATTTATCAGGATTTGGATATAATCCAAAATTAGCAAAAGATATTTTAAATAAAAAACATGCTTCAATAGGAAACACTAAACTTAAAATATTGATTAGAGATGAAAGTATGGAAACTGTTTTTAATAAAATAACTCAATTTATAATAAATGATTTAAAAGAAGTTGGAATTGAGTGTACTCTAGAGAAAATAAGCCCAGATAAGTATTTAAATCCTGAAATAATCAAGAAAAGTGATTTGTTCTTAAGTAGATGGATTTCAGATACTGGAGACATGGACAACTTCCTTCAACCAATGTTTAACCCGGCTAACTTTACAGATTTTACAGGATACAACAAGTCAGAAGTTGTAGAAATGATGAATAAAGCAAAGGGAATAATAAATCCTCAAAAGAGAATTCAAATGTATAAAGATATTCAGAAAATAATAGTAGATGATGCTCCTTGGATATTCTTATATCACCCACAAGTTGGATATACTTCAAGAGAAGGTGTAATTGGTGTAAGAGTTAGTCCTCTTGGAACAGTAAGATATGAAGATATAATTATAGAAAAATAAATTATATTTACAACTACAGGCAAATGTCTATACAAGCTCAGCAGATTAGAGGAAGTTGTAAAATTTTTATCAAGAATGCAGGAATTTTTTTATAAGGATGAATTTAAGATACATGAATAAAACCTAACATAAAACAACTTAATAAGGTTGATATATGTTAGGTTATTCTATCTTATATTTATCTATACACAAAATAATTTTTCGTGTAAAATGAAGAAAAAAGGGGTTGAGAAATATGAATGATAATAAAATAAACCGATCAAATAAAATTTTGGTTACAGTCACTTTTTTAGCTATGATTATTGTTAATGGACTTGCAAATATATTACCTATTAATGGTCAGACCACAGGTCAAGTATCAAATTACTATAAAAATCTATTTTCACCGGCAGCAATAACATTTGCAATATGGGGAATTATTTATGTTTTATTAGCAGGACATACATTATATCAACTTGGTATTTTTCGAGGAAATAAAAGTGAAATTAAGTCCAATTTATTGCACCGAGTTGGAATTTATTTTTCAATTTCATCTATTGCTAATGGAGCATGGATTTTTAGTTGGCATTATCACATGATTCCATTATCAATGGTATTTATGATTGTAATTCTTGTTTGTTTGATTTTGATTACAAAGGAAATAAATAAATATGAGCTTTCACTTAGAGAAAAAATTTTTATAAAATTGCCTTTTAGTGTTTACTTTGGGTGGATTACAGTGGCAACGATTGCAAATCTTGTAACACTTTTTGTAAGTATTGGATGGAATAGTTTTGGAACAACTGAATGGATGTGGACAGCTGTTGTAATCTTAATTGGAGCTATTATCGGAAGTGCAATAACAATAAAAAACAGAGATGTTGCATATGGATTGGTTATTATCTGGGCTTATATAGGAATACTCAATAAACACATATCACAAGGCGGCTTTGCTAGTTTATATCCTGGAATAATAGTTACAGTGAGTGTTTGTATTGTTTTATTAATAATTATAGAAGTTTATGTTTTTATGATTTATACGCACAATAAATAAGCTTACATTTTTATAATGTATTATTAAAAGTAAATAATACATTATAAAAGGTATTAGAGGAGATTTTGCATGTTCATTATAAATAAAATAGGTATAAAGAGTATTAAGATAACCTTAGCTGTCATTATATCATTATTAATAGGGCATTTATTTAAATTAGATTCACCTTATTTAACAGCTATTAATGCATTGATAGCTATACAAAGTACTATATATGATTCAGTTTCTTTTGGTAAAAATAGAATTTTAGGAACTCTTATAGGTGCTTCAATAGGTATTATCATTGTAACTTTTATTCATGATGATTTTATAATCACATCCATAGGAATTTTTATAATTATATATGTCTGTAATATGCTAAAACTAAAAAGTAGTATAGTCGTAGCTATCTCAGTATGTCTTTCAATTATAATTTTTCCTTCTCCCAATTATAGTGCAATTAATGCAACAGTAAGTACAACAATAAGTACAACAATAGGAGTCTTAATAGCAATAATTGTAAATTCAGTATTATCACCATTTGAACTTATAAGTAATATAAATAACTCTTATTATGATTTAAAGCAAAATATATTCTCTTTATATATAAAAATTTTTACTACGGATGAAACTATAGATACATATGACTTTAATTCAAAGGTTATGAATTTTAAATCTCTAGTAAATTCTTATAATAATGAATATTTTAAAATTAAAGATAAAAAGTTAAAATATCAACAGGTAAAAACTTTATTTGAAAATGTTGATGGAATCAGCTTTTTTATAGCTGTAATTATAGAATTGAGAGAAAATAATTTAAATGAAGTTAATGTTAATAGGAGTAAGAAATTCTTTCACCATGATATAAAAGCTTTAAACTACAAAGAAAGTCATGATGATGACTTATTTAACTTTCATGTAGATAAACTTTTGGATTACTTAGAAGCAATTGAGAATGTTTGATTATCTAACGAGTTAAATAATGAAGAAAAGAAAGGATTTTATATATGCTAAAGTTAAAAACTCCAGGAATGAGGACTATAAAAACCTCCTTAGTAGTGGCTATTTGCCTCATAATTTCCAAGTTATTAGATTTATATTATCCATATTATGTTACCATAACAGCTATTATTTGTATTCAAAACACTGTTAATGGGTCTTTCAAGACTGCTAAAAATCGTGTTCTAGGAACCATAATAGGTTCTCTTCTAGGAATTTCATGTGCGATTATATTCCCGTATGATCCTTTGATTGGTGGCATTGGAGTTTTGATACTAATATATTTTTTGAAAGTAATAAATTTAGAGGCTTCTTATACTGTTGCCTGCATTGTATTCTTAGCAATTTTTGTACCAGGCCAGGGCTCTTCTATAACTTACAGTTTACATAGAACTTCAGATACTATAATAGGAATATTAATAGCTTTATTTGTGAATTTGTGCTTATCTCCTCCACAATATGCTGATGATATTCATAATTTTTCTTATAACTTAATTGATGATTTACTTATAACCTGTGGTAACTTTTTTATTCATGATAAAGAAATAGAACTATCAAAAATTGGTGCTGAAATTTTAAAGATAGAAGATTTAATAAAAAATTACAAGCTAGATATAAGAAAAAGTAAAATTAAAACTATCGATAGTAATAAATTGAACCTTTTAATTCAAGACTCAAAGGAATTATATAATCATCTTGGTGTAATAAATGAGTTAAATAAGTTAGGGTATAATTGTACCTTAAATGAAGAAAATGCTGATTACATAAGAAATCTATATAATCATAATCTTCCTTTTGACAAATATGAAAAAACTCCGTGCAATGAAGCTTTTAATTACCATGTAAAGGAGCTTTTGAAATATCTTGATTGCTTTAAAAATTTAAATTTTAAATAGAGATTTTTTACTCAGTGAATGTATATGAGTCATGCCAAAATTCCCTGGGGTGTTATGAGCAAATAAAAAAGTATATTTGTAACAATTACAGGATATGATGAGAACAGAGTTCCTAAAGGTACTTCAGTTGGTGGGAAGTGTAAAGGAAGTGCAACATATCCAGTAACAGCAGCTACAATAGGGCAACGCAGTTGCTCTTTCATACAATGGGTTGAATTGGAAAAATATTTGTCCAATTCAACCCATTCTGTTTTATCGTAGAGATTTATATTTTTGTAATAGGCAAGCTGAATAAAGGTCATGCCTTAATTGTTAAAATACCAGGATATAAAT
The DNA window shown above is from Clostridium beijerinckii and carries:
- the mph(B) gene encoding Mph(B) family macrolide 2'-phosphotransferase — translated: MSRDMKQVKEIAKKHNIILKEETMQFNESGLDFQVVFAQDESGTDWVLRFPRREDVIPRTKVEKQALDLINKYAQSFQAPNWSIYADELIAYKKLDGVPAGTIDHNIGNYVWEIDINNVPESFHKSLGRVLAELHSIPSDKAAELGLLVQTPEEARMSMKQRMDDVKAKFGVGEKLWNRWQEWINDDEMWPKKTGLIHGDVHAGHTMIDKEANVTGLIDWTEAKVADISNDFVFNYKAFGEEGLEALILAYKEVGGYYWPKMKEHIIELVAAYPVSIAEFAMVSGVEEYVQMAKKALEVQDS
- a CDS encoding chemotaxis protein; protein product: MIGFKKKQRKEKHIAKNDTRQQALEKSKWSNLDNIGYVFELDNEIKNKTQLVLKEEGEMTANFNSLLNSEGYTKEQTQSVQEHLESVSKSSQYTKQLLEQAIENLIISSKSVINAKSKNVSMVGEMDNIINLFSQFNVLSNELQSQYSQIESLASIISNIASQTNLLSLNAAIEAARAGEHGRGFSVVAQEIKKLSESTQLNAKSIMSSLKTMTEIISQLSEKSNEGIKILPTTQELIKNSSIIMDNIAANEDELLNNLKSVMNSQDDNISEISHINIDLLNIVTKTTQDNTKFESLVLGVQKKADYYLHILHYLNQIDILKKQMLEKSGS
- a CDS encoding chemotaxis protein gives rise to the protein MFVWKKGRQAMDVDNTENEVINYSNSKNEISLLKHNQRCIVNRISEKIEETGFAAENLISLTHDISKNVEIQRESIDKVASEISNYSALAEEVFASTENSKLIAEQTMSIAREGSKAVDNSIQAMSEIQVSVQNGKDVVNDLSSKSTHINEILTIIKDIANHTNLLSLNASIEAARAGEAGRGFTVVAQEVKKLAERSAESAGQISNTINEINFCIDQTMDAMNKSMNKVLEGNDIANNTKQVFNEIINAVGTTNNVTEEINIAISKQTQGLENIISSTEEVNKTSENVMAMVETTSLNSQYTKTSLNILSDVSKDLQSISNSLLEKIEEAEKSESTVRTFLNGEPLNYDPQLAFDTQSAQILYNVHGGLLLISSTGEITPGIAKSWHVLEDNLTWVFSLRKGAKFHNGREITSEDIKYTYERLLSPALKSPNSWFLEQIDGAMEYSNGMAKEVRGIKTIDRYRISIKLTGSYSGFLLNLGQYVCSILPKEDVLQGKITGCGPYIIESTDKDKCVLTAFRDYFGGMPYVDKVIVNFEGEKSANSLINKECDFITIDNKNQIEELSRTNDFNIKYKSVMGTYYAGFNLSSNSIFVKDNEIRKAFNLAVNKKRIIDEVLGGLGEEAKGPIPPNVVDNEYLSGFGYNPKLAKDILNKKHASIGNTKLKILIRDESMETVFNKITQFIINDLKEVGIECTLEKISPDKYLNPEIIKKSDLFLSRWISDTGDMDNFLQPMFNPANFTDFTGYNKSEVVEMMNKAKGIINPQKRIQMYKDIQKIIVDDAPWIFLYHPQVGYTSREGVIGVRVSPLGTVRYEDIIIEK
- a CDS encoding lantibiotic ABC transporter permease is translated as MNDNKINRSNKILVTVTFLAMIIVNGLANILPINGQTTGQVSNYYKNLFSPAAITFAIWGIIYVLLAGHTLYQLGIFRGNKSEIKSNLLHRVGIYFSISSIANGAWIFSWHYHMIPLSMVFMIVILVCLILITKEINKYELSLREKIFIKLPFSVYFGWITVATIANLVTLFVSIGWNSFGTTEWMWTAVVILIGAIIGSAITIKNRDVAYGLVIIWAYIGILNKHISQGGFASLYPGIIVTVSVCIVLLIIIEVYVFMIYTHNK